The DNA region CAAATTTACTTTTGTAAATTTATACTTCAGTTTATTTATATCGGATATTGTAACATCCCGAGTTTTTCCTATCCTTTTAGTTGAACTCGAAAGGACATTAGCagaaaatttttgtttaatcTTCATTTCTTTTCCCGGATTAAAAGAATATTGAATCGATCAAGAGGAATCATAATATATGTTAGTTTTGGCATAACACCAAAGTGTTGATTGTCAAATTTTGTGAAAGGAATTGAAATTCAAGATCTAAAGTAtaatggaaataaaagaatttgTTTCTAAAAAACCATTCATTGTGGGCTGTaatttaataaaagaaaatattatactCCGTGCATCTTTTTGGAGTCCAATTGTGAAGCCAATTCAATTTGACCAAAGGAAGCAATGAGATGAATTCCTCCTCACCCTAGGCGTGGCTTTTCTTCCCCCACCCCACACGttcccatctctctctctttttgttACACGTTGTAACTCTCATCCACAATATTTCCAActaattcacaaataaaacagagagtagagGTAAGAGTTTGTGTCAACTTTGGAGTGGATACCATCCATGTCCCTCAAGAAAGGTACAGTCCATCCAGTTTTAATATCTCTTCTCCTTCAGCATGTTCACATACAAATTTCGCATAAGTTGCATAAACTGATAACCAATAATTCGAATGACTCGATTGCAATAACTAAAATTTAAGGATAGAAACGAGAGTTATGTAACAAATATTTATCAAGCAACGCAGCTGAAAACCCTCTAAACCGAGCTTGTTTTTAACCGAAGATATGATGAGAAAGAAGAGAGTATTTTGTGGAAAGCTTAAACCGAAAAATCTTATTGAAACTGTAAACTCAAAGTCATACCTCAAAACTAAAAACCTCTACAAGCATTTATACTAGCTAAAACAACCAAGGAAAGAACAAGAAATCCTTTCTTGAATTGGTTGAAAACCGCAGCTAACAGTCGAGCTCCAAACGGCTAGTAGCCGTTAGTTTCAACTAActttcaaactatcattttgatacagaccaaacgggataactcatcccaaaagactagtctgttaggagagagagcccatttagtctatatactccacatcagttgttctcacgaccgatgtgggaattgagtccgtaacattcgaccctcctttaagggccaacgtcctcattggtcacggctggttctttgccaggccatcactccgtgggccaccactccgagttctcgttgatcacggccacgttggtcacggtggattctttgcccggccaccactccgtgggtcaccactccgagcggtcccaaacgcactcgttggtcacggcgaattcgttgcccggccaccactccgagccgtttgggctctcaatgaaagcaccaattgatacagaccaaacgggagaactcatcccaaaagactagcatgTTAtgagagagagctcatttagtctatatacctcacatcagttgttcttacaaccgatgtgggaattgagtccgtaacattcgaccctcctttaagggccaacgtcctcgttggtcacggccacgttggtcacggctggttctttgccagaccaccactccgagttctcgttggtcacggccaagttggtcacggcggattctttgcccggtcaccactccgagtggtcccaaacgcactcgttggtcacggcgagttcgttgcccggccaccactccgagccgtttgggACAAccgatgtggggtatatagactaaatgagctctctctcctaacaggctagtcttttgggatgagttctcccgtttggtctgtatcaattggtgctttcattgagagcccaaatGGCTcagagtggtggccgggcaacgaactcgccgtgaccaacgagtacgTTTGGGGCCactcggagtggtgacccacggagtggtggccgggcaaagaatctgccgtgaccaacgtggtcgtgaccaacgagaactcggagtggtggcctggcaaagaaccagccgttTCTATCCTACATGCTAATGTggataaaaaattacaaattattttcgagatgatatttatttatgcaaatgaTATTATCTTGCCataaatgatttattttatgtgtatgaAGCCTATCTGTTTGGTTGGAACTTAagaatcgaattcgggtccgagtgagggtggtgtccctactcGGATTAATATACACAGGTGACCGTGCACAACGATGATGTAGTGGAGGCCGTTGGGAGGTGGCCACCTCCCCGGCTGGAGAAAGAAGTAGGTGACCATGGAAAAGCATCATCTCCACGGCACTTAATGTTCAGATATGCCAGAAGTATAGAAAGAACTTAGATTGATCAGTCGAACTTTAGCTCACAAagaatttagtaagctcgggccttttaagagaAAACTCtggagtgttactgtgatgacaTGAAATATTTTCAACGTATATGTGTAtatttcggcaatgtgttcactgagtatctTTGTACTCAGCcgtgcatatatttctaaatgtgcaggttgaacagTGATGGTGGAGTATGCTGAGTAGAGTTTAtgattttcttcttattttaagTAGAGGCTCCCAGAGGTgcatgtctccatacatgtgaCCGTGTTCATTCCGCTGCATACTAAGGTTCTAGATAACATCGACTGTTCTCCTATACTCTAATAATTCTTTATTGAAAAGTAAGATTTCCATCAAGTTCTGCTGATTAAGAGTTAGTTTGAAATTGTTTCCTACCTCATTTCTATGTGAATATTCAGTAATTGTTTATCCCCTTTCTGTTCCCCTCTTCTTATTTCCcacccctagtcacgatttctcGACTTTCTATCCAtagcaaagtgcggtcgtgacaaatatGATTCCTCTCATGTATTTAATTTGCAATTGAGGACTTCGCATTAAATAAAGATCGATAATAGTATAGATGTTTAAGCatttttattcttattatttGGATTTCTTTAATCGTGAGAATTCAACTGTCTAACAACTCCTAATTAAGGCCATCTATTAATTATAATCACATGATGCATATTAATcttccctccatcccacaagtTACGAATTAAGATAAAAGTGATAAAATAGAAGAGAGGTAAAGAAGGATAgttaaaataatgttagtggataatgagaccacattattagtagtgtttaacgGTGGTATtagttgtaaataagttgataTATATGGATTATAAATTTgaataactttccaaaaatgaaatgcacGTATTTTTGTGAAtgtatttttataggacggagagagtattacaATGCAACGCCCTTTTTTTTCCTGAAGATATCTAATTATTCAATAACTTGAATATGCTTTTTTCTTAATATACTGTATCATTTAGTTAAGGTGAGAATATTATTAGGCTTCGAAAAACAAGAGAATTAGACAGAAAGGCCTAAAATTTAAGACATCAGAGTTGAGTATCAAGTCTGCGACCGTTTGAACTTAGCTTAAAAACAAGAAAATCACTATCTTATAAAACACTATCAACGGCACATCTCAAATAAAATCATGagacaaaatacaaataatttgCATGCTAATTAGGTTCATAAACAACAATAGCTATAACCGGCGTGCGTTTTTCTAGCTCGACATCATGACATGATCGATTGACTGGAGCGCTTGATTCGCAAAAAAACGGACATCGACGTCAGGGTCCTCCGAGAGCTCGACCAAACTGGGGCGAATAGTCTTCTCCACCACCTTAGAAGAGCAAGAAAACGTTTCAGAGAGTTGGAAGAAAATTAATCCCACGTTGTAAAGGAGGTTATACTCACAGATTGATCAACGATGGGGATCATCGACTGCAACACCTTGGCCACGTTGAATTTGATGTTGGGCACCCTGCCAGGATGATGGGAGGTTTTGATTATTACAACACATCGATTATGGAGATACATAAGCAGTTTAGGAGCTTATTTCGCCAAACACATCTAATGAGCTTATAACTCAACCAAACACCCCCGCAATAACTCAACAGCTTATATAGCAAAGTGTTTGACAATTGAGCTTATAAGGATAAAGAATTCTAGTTAGAGACAGCAAAATAGAAGACCAGTGAAACTGAAAAGGTATCAAGAAAGATGACCCTTTCCCTAGGTGACACGtaattttatgcaactttattttgtgtgttaagtggaaaaggtaaagcaagaaagagataataaagtacaGATAAAGGtgtttcaaattttaataatgagacatcttggttgggacaaaccaaaaagaaaagtggatCATCTTcgatgggacggaggaagtatattatactcccttcgtccctgaaAAGCATGGACATTTGGGTcggcacaaattttaatttataattgataaagtaagaggagGGAGACAAAGGGTAGTGTAAGTAGTATTAGTGAAGAGTGGACTCCATATCATTAGGAGTGTAGTGTAATGATATAAgctgtaaataaaataatgtgtagGAGTATAATGTGTTGCTTAACtatttctaaaattataaagtttatactccctccgttccgcggtagtttggtcatttcattttctgcactcgttttagaaaaataatacaccttccgtccctaaagaatatgcatttttggtTCGGCACGAGTcataatgcaaaattggtaacgTAAGAAAGGGGTAGAGAgataaagtaattaaagtattgttattgAGAAATGGATCTtacctcattagagaaaaaaaagtttcaatattggaaagtgcatattcatgtgggatggactaaaaaggaaagggtgcatatttttatgggaataagagagtaataaatagataaagtggagaaaaaataaGGTAAGAGAGTATAATGTAGATAACACTTTTGCCTACCTTACCTTATTCTGTCACTTACTTTACTCCCtatccattttaactatttattatcattttttcaaaacgagtgcagaaaatgaaactaCTCAACAActgcggaacggagggagtacttttcaaGAGACGGACTAATTAGGAAATAGTTCTTACTTTTCAGGACGGAGGGATTAAATACCAAACTATATTAGggctatttttataaaattatactccatctgcgaataggagtctcattttttcattttggtccgtcgGCAAAAATGAGTCTCGGTTCATAagtaccataaatggtaaaaaaccccaacattccactaactcattccactcacatatcatttaaaactaatatatacaagtgagatctTATTCCACTAGcttacttttcttaacatttcctaaaactcatgccgaaaagaaataggactcctattcgcagacggaggGAGCAGTTTATaagattattaaaaaaataaatttcggTTCACAAACGGATTTTTTCGAGAGCTTATTTTTACaacttataagatgttttaccTTTTTAGGgagcttagagcatctccaagaaGAAAAGGTAAATGAAAGAGGTAATATCAtctatttaccttctcaaaagGTGAAATATACCCTTCCAAAAAGTACCACATTCCAAAGGAAAAAGGTAttatatagaaaggtaaattattgtttaaaataaaataatagtacaaaatgcattcCAAACATAAAGTATAATACATTCCCCTTGGAGAAtgttttttcatgaaaagaaggaaaatatggtagttataagattttacatTGATGGATAGAGAGGTAAAGATCCCTCTTCAAAATAGGAAaaggtataataccttctcaaatatctttctcctttctccttgaagaatgatttttcatgaaaaaaagataaatgTGGTAGTTATATGACTTTACCTATCCATTTACCtctcccttggagatgctcttataagcTTAGCCAAACACCCTGAGGATGAAAGAGGGGAAATACCTGTCCTTGGTAGCGTTGACAATGACGGGCAATAATTTGGAGCACGTTATGTCGGAACCCATGACCGGAGCAAGTAGCGAGATTGCTTGAAGCACAGTCATACGGTACAAATAGTGTGGGTTCGTCACCATATCCAAGACCTGCATTGAAACTATGgacatattatatacaaaaaaaGGTAAAATAGGAATATGTTAAAATGTAAGAAGCGTCAGCACAGCCATCCACAAACCTGAGGAACGATATGCTGCATTGCCCATTCTGGACCGAATTCCTCTGCCAGACGCTTCAAATTATTAGCAGCAGCTTCTCGGATCGAGTAAACCTACATACAATAGAACCCAAAATATGAGTACGACTTTGAGGGAGTCTTCTGTAAGAGAGGCAATCAAAGGGAATCACAAACCTTGTCCTGCAGCCACTGCATGCAAAGGGCACCGAGCTTGTCGTCGAAAAATCCAACACCCAACTGACTAGCCAAAAGAGGTATATATTCTATGATGGCAAGCCTGACTCTCCAATGTCTGTCTTCTGCCAGCTCGACAATGGCTGGTAGTAAGGACTGGGATAGAAGATCGATTCCTATAACCTGAATGGGCAGAGAGGTAAACCCTAAGTAGGGGCGTTAATAAAGTGAAACAAGAAGAACAACAGAAGCGAGGAGGCACAAACCTGATTGACTTGGTCTAACTTGCTAATGATATTGAGGCGAACATCAGGGAATTCGTCTTTCAAGAGGGAGAGAAATATGGGAAGAAGTTGTTCGATTGTTGCATCCTGCCCAATCatcaaaatttgtaaaaaaaatataaccaaaAAGTTAAGAAAGTCAAGACGTTTGAGGAATACGGTACTTGCAGATTTTACCTTTCCCAAGACAGGAGCCATCCCCATAATGACAGATGCCAAAGCAGATCTTACATGTTGGGAAGAATCAGATGACAATTCCTGCAAACAATGATATGGGAAACAATAGGTCACTAATTCTGTTACAACTGAATTACTCGAGTTAGGCTTCGGTTACCTTCACACAGGGCAGAATATGCTGGATAGCAAGTTCTGGATCAAGAATCCGACAGAATTTTGTAACTTTTCCGGCAGCTGCTATTCGCACTTCTGCTTCATTATCTCGAAGCAGGCGCACATATGCAGGAACTAAATTCGTCCTTGAAACATATGAAAAATGGTATTTTATCATGAAAATCATTCTAATAAGAAGGGAAAACGTATCAATCACAGCAACGGATCAGATATAGATACTTACCTAGTAGGTTCAGGCCCCACAGCCTCACAAAGCTCATATAATTGATTGGCAACCATGTAACGAACACGCCAAGACTTATCCTGATGAGAAACACACACATATTAAAAGGGTTTCATTGGGGAAAGAAGGAAAGGGGCAACAtaatcaacttgaacataagaaCAAGCATTGAAAACTTATCATCAGATACACAAACCCATAAGCATAAAAAGTTCTAGATTCAACCTCCCCCCAAATTAATAAGCTACACAGTACCCAACATATTGATACAAGGAATGATGATTACAGCAACTACATAATTAGAACTCAACGTTATCGAGGTTATATATACTTAAAATACTTATTACCCACATTTAGACGGAGAGTCAACAACAAAGTAACtagaataaattttaaataaatggcCTCAATTCATAACTATATAGCAATTGTTTTGACTCACTGTACCTGTGAGAAGTTGACAATCACAGGCAGAATATGGGCAACACAATCCTGAGGCTCCAACAACTTTCCAAGAGCAGCGCAGCCCTCAACAGCCAATAAGCGAACAGAATCTTGATCTGGTAAGATCAATTGAAATGAGTAACTTTCAGTATATTCACAGTGCCATctaccatcttaatttcccatATTTTGTAGCTATCCATCATTTAagacaacaaaaataataatttgatcACTTGATCTTGTTGCAATTTTTGCATTTGGTATATTCCAATGGTATCTTAACAAGTTCAAGTGATTTCTAGACATAGCCTCAATAAGACTATAAgagcaaaagacttagactcTGATTTACCATCTTGTGTGAGGTCCTCAAACATAGACATTATATCTGTCTTGAGATGAGCAGCTTCCACTGTAGCAGCAAACTTTCCCAAGTTCGTTGCAGCCGCTCTTCTCACCATAGGCATATCATCTTGACATAATTGGCTGTATATTGACCTTAATTCTGTCTTTAGTGTATCCGGGGCACTTGGATATGCAATATGAAATACGCCACAAGCTGAGACACGGGCTGTAAACCACTCGCCTGCTGCCAGTCTCtgtaattcaaaataaaaaacaactcCAGTCAAGATAGACACAAAACTGGCATCTTTGGTATCTGACTAACTATCTGATAGAGATATTGCTCTTTAACCTTTGCAAGAGGAATAAACGAGTCAACCAAATCACTCTCCCTCATTTGTGATCCAATTCTGCACAACGATTCTACAGCTTTGTCTCTCACACAGGTCTCCTCCACGGTGCAAAGTGTTTCTAAAGGGGGGAGCAGCACGTTAGCATGTTCCTCTCCTCCAACATATGGAATGAAGACGCCCAATTCTTCAGCCATAGCAAGCAGCACCTCATCATCGTCATCATTGTTCTCACTCAAAAACGGAATCAACTCCTTTCTAGTCCTCTCCTCCCCGAGCGCACGTGCAATGGTGGATAGTCTACGTATGGAGTTCAATCGTAGCTGAATGTCCTCATTCTTTAACTCATCTATCAGGACTGCTATTGGGTACAGTGGTTCATCCACCATCGACATAGTGGCACAAAATAATGGTACCAAAATCTGCAACTTCACATAATAAAATTCAGGAATAATATTAGCACACCATAGACAACTGAATCTTAATTTACACAAccaaaaagaaagaataaaatcaatTCATTCTAAGAGTATTctgcaaataaaatcaaaatccaCAGGATTATACTGTTCCAAACCTCATTTCCCAACCAGACCCGAAAATTTTAGAAAACTATGGAGCTGAAAACAGATCAGAATTTCCATAAGAACAAAAAAATACGAGACTATAATCTAATCACGAGATCCCATCACAACGGGTGCTAAAATTATAACTCAGCGGAAAAAAGTTAAGCTAGGttcataaaataagagagaaatgcAATTTACTCAGGCCAAAAACTAACGAAGGCATCACCCTCCCCCAGATAAAAAAAAGGGTAAAGTGAAATAATCTAAATTAACTTGGAGATGAGATATTAGacccaaaatttaaatttggcaagccctaattgtttttttgttttgggaagttggaataaattaaagagCAGATCAAAATCCATGGGAAGAAATCCAAGATCTGGGGTCTGAATCCTCAATCAATTAGGGCAAAGAGAGAAAATTGAAAGGAGAAGAGATTTACCTGGGCAATAAGCTCCGCCGGCTCCCTCAGATTCAGAGGCGTTTAGGTGGAGAgatatttatgaattttgtattcGAGATTTCAGGCCAATGTTTGCATGTAAAAAGCTggagaagtagaagtagaagtagaagtagaagaagAAATGGCAGCCGAAATACAGTCTCATCAAAAGGAGCGATTAATTTTGCTTTTCTTTTAATCAGAGTAAGGCCAAggttgaatatttaatttaattttattttattttattttattttattttattttattttatttgctaaataaaataacacctctaccttttttttatttaaaaaaatacagagTACTAGTATCTTTTGTATTTTTGAAAAAGCCCAACAAGTCCCACACAACCAACTGATTGAAGATCAAATATTTTGAACCTAAAATCTTGCTACCATTGAAAATCACCCCTTTCAATCTCCAATCTTGACTATATATTTCAGAACtctaacaaactaactaaa from Salvia splendens isolate huo1 chromosome 9, SspV2, whole genome shotgun sequence includes:
- the LOC121748427 gene encoding serine/threonine-protein phosphatase 2A 65 kDa regulatory subunit A beta isoform-like, translating into MSMVDEPLYPIAVLIDELKNEDIQLRLNSIRRLSTIARALGEERTRKELIPFLSENNDDDDEVLLAMAEELGVFIPYVGGEEHANVLLPPLETLCTVEETCVRDKAVESLCRIGSQMRESDLVDSFIPLAKRLAAGEWFTARVSACGVFHIAYPSAPDTLKTELRSIYSQLCQDDMPMVRRAAATNLGKFAATVEAAHLKTDIMSMFEDLTQDDQDSVRLLAVEGCAALGKLLEPQDCVAHILPVIVNFSQDKSWRVRYMVANQLYELCEAVGPEPTRTNLVPAYVRLLRDNEAEVRIAAAGKVTKFCRILDPELAIQHILPCVKELSSDSSQHVRSALASVIMGMAPVLGKDATIEQLLPIFLSLLKDEFPDVRLNIISKLDQVNQVIGIDLLSQSLLPAIVELAEDRHWRVRLAIIEYIPLLASQLGVGFFDDKLGALCMQWLQDKVYSIREAAANNLKRLAEEFGPEWAMQHIVPQVLDMVTNPHYLYRMTVLQAISLLAPVMGSDITCSKLLPVIVNATKDRVPNIKFNVAKVLQSMIPIVDQSVVEKTIRPSLVELSEDPDVDVRFFANQALQSIDHVMMSS